From Calothrix sp. PCC 6303, a single genomic window includes:
- a CDS encoding rubredoxin codes for MSEQEEREQTDLVEAEIDQAEEEDTTDLDRHECRSCGYVYEPTKGDEKRDVLPGTPFDDLPATWRCPVCNAKKVAFVNIGPASLASGFKENLGFGLGVNSLTPTQKNLLIFGALGLGFLFFISLYGLQ; via the coding sequence ATGAGTGAACAAGAAGAGAGGGAGCAGACTGACCTGGTTGAGGCTGAAATCGATCAGGCAGAGGAAGAAGACACTACTGATTTAGATCGACATGAGTGTCGATCTTGTGGATATGTGTACGAGCCAACTAAGGGTGATGAAAAGCGGGACGTTCTTCCAGGAACCCCCTTTGATGATTTACCTGCAACTTGGCGTTGTCCAGTTTGTAATGCAAAAAAAGTTGCTTTTGTCAATATTGGTCCAGCAAGTTTAGCTTCTGGATTCAAGGAAAATCTCGGCTTTGGTTTAGGTGTCAACTCTTTAACACCAACTCAGAAGAATTTGCTGATTTTTGGTGCTTTGGGTTTAGGATTTTTGTTTTTTATCAGTCTGTACGGTTTGCAGTAG
- the ndhC gene encoding photosynthetic/respiratory NAD(P)H-quinone oxidoreductase subunit C, whose product MFVLSGYEYFLGFLLICSLVPALALSASKLLRPSGRYPEKITTYECGMEPIGGAWIQFNIRYYMFALVFVVFDVETVFLYPWAVAFHRLGLLAFIEALVFIAILVIALVYAWRKGALEWS is encoded by the coding sequence GTGTTTGTTCTTAGTGGTTACGAGTACTTCCTAGGCTTCCTACTCATCTGTAGCCTAGTTCCAGCCCTAGCTCTTTCAGCATCCAAGCTTCTGCGACCCAGTGGTCGTTACCCAGAAAAAATCACCACCTACGAATGTGGTATGGAACCCATTGGTGGAGCCTGGATTCAATTTAATATTCGTTACTACATGTTTGCCCTCGTTTTCGTCGTCTTTGATGTCGAAACAGTATTTTTGTACCCGTGGGCAGTTGCATTTCACCGTTTAGGACTATTAGCGTTTATCGAAGCGCTTGTTTTTATCGCAATTCTTGTGATTGCCCTAGTGTACGCATGGCGTAAAGGAGCTTTGGAATGGTCTTAG